From Bradysia coprophila strain Holo2 chromosome IV unlocalized genomic scaffold, BU_Bcop_v1 contig_5, whole genome shotgun sequence, one genomic window encodes:
- the LOC119071717 gene encoding solute carrier family 12 member 6 isoform X1, which produces MPERFTVTKADEANVEAALKDEESAMGQLLDDSKGEATDDQPFVANNEKSARTDHNLYLYSDEIDERPIVSTFISSLANYSNTIPAATDPDAKPAAPAARMGTLIGVFLPCIQNIFGVILFIRLTWVVGTAGAVCGFLIVLCCCCVTMLTAISMSAIATNGVVPAGGSYFMISRSLGPEFGGAVGLLFYTGTTLAAAMYIVGAVEIVLTYMAPSLMIFKDDQNPEDAMYNNFRVFGTGLLCVMGTIVFIGVKFVNKFAAVALACVIFSIIAVYIGIFDNFHGNDKLHLCVLGKRLVKDVDIGNCTKDIGSKLYNTYCNVSTGLCEEYYRTHEVSIVQGIKGLASGVFFDNLRNSFMDKGQLIAYGKDPVDIDRMSDNTYNQIYADITTTFTLLIGIFFPSVTGIMAGSNRSGDLADAQKSIPIGTIAAIITTSTVYLSCVLLFAGTVDNLLLRDKFGASIGGKLVVANIAWPNEWVILIGSFLSTLGAGLQSLTGAPRLLQAIAKDETIPFLSPFAVSSSRGEPTRALILTVFICQGGILLGNVDILAPLLSMFFLMCYGFVNLACAVQTLLRTPNWRPRFKFYHWSLSLFGLALCISIMFMTSWFFALIAMTMAVIIYKYIEYRGAEKEWGDGIRGMALTAARYSLLRLEEGPPHTKNWRPQIMIMVKPTDENIPKYRKLFSFASQLKAGKGLTVCVSVVQGDFTKKVQKSNETKQNIKRIMEEERVKGFVEVLVARNMVDGLSSIIQTCGLGGMKPNTVILGWPYGWRQSESDRTWKTFLETCRVVTSSRMALVIPKGINFFPDSTEKIRGNIDIWWIVHDGGLLMLLPFLLKQHRTWKNCKLRIFTVAQMEDNSIQMKKDLKMFLYHLRIAAEVEVVEMMNSDISAYTYERTLMMEQRNQMLRELRLNKKESLGVVESLVEYSEGTGEDKMPLVQAIVDHHHASDNARTATKVRFTEPNDVVNEDEDEGSLEKLLPQEIKKEIEKAAAEEQTEKETLMENNINNKKDDELPTENNISNHTSPSNSTTKLAMDTKSEKDEDEQQATDDDNIRKSNIKPDENNVRRMHTAVKLNEVIVNKSHDAQLVILNLPGPPKDTRMERESNYMEFLEVLTEGLERVLMVRGGGREVITIYS; this is translated from the exons GTGAAGCCACAGACGATCAGCCGTTCGTTGCCAACAATGAAAAGTCAGCGCGAACCGATCACAACCTCTACTTATATTCT GACGAAATCGATGAACGACCCATTGTGTCAACATTTATATCCTCTCTGGCCAATTATTCAAATACAATTCCAGCGGCCACAGATCCTGATGCTAAGCCAGCAGCACCCGCAGCTCGTATGG GCACACTCATCGGTGTTTTCTTACCATGTATCCAGAATATTTTCGgtgttattttatttatccGGCTGACATGGGTCGTGGGTACAGCTGGTGCTGTATGCGGTTTTTTAATTGTGCTTTGCTGTTGTTGTGTG ACAATGTTAACGGCAATCTCGATGTCTGCAATCGCTACAAACGGGGTGGTACCGGCGGGTGGGAGCTATTTCATGATATCAAG ATCATTAGGTCCTGAATTTGGTGGTGCCGTTGGATTGCTATTTTATACGGGCACTACATTAGCAGCTGCGATGTACATCGTTGGTGCTGTAGAGATTGTTCTA ACCTATATGGCGCCATCGTTAATGATATTCAAGGATGATCAAAATCCGGAAGATGCGATGTATAACAATTTCAGAGTATTCGGAACGGGACTGCTATGCGTAATGG GTACTATCGTGTTCATCGGAGTAAAATTTGTTAATAAATTTGCGGCCGTCGCATTGGCTTGTGTTATTTTCTCCATTATTGCGGTTTACATCGGAATATTCGATAATTTTCATGGCAATGATAAATTACA TTTGTGTGTGCTGGGAAAACGTTTGGTGAAAGATGTTGACATTGGAAATTGTACCAAAGACATTGGTTCCAAGTTGTACAACACTTACTGCAACGTTTCCACCGGATTGTGCGAAGAATATTATCGAA CCCATGAAGTGAGCATCGTTCAAGGTATCAAGGGCTTAGCCAGTGGTGTTTTCTTCGACAATTTGCGAAACTCGTTTATGGAT AAAGGCCAACTGATCGCATACGGTAAAGATCCCGTCGACATCGACAGAATGAGTGAcaacacatacaatcaaatctATGCTGATATTACAACGACGTTTACTCTGCTGATTGGAATCTTCTTCCCGTCGGTTACAG GAATTATGGCGGGCTCTAACAGATCGGGTGACTTAGCTGATGCCCAGAAAAGTATTCCAATCGGAACAATTGCTGCTATCATCACTACTAGCACAGTATATCTATCATGCGTCTTGTTGTTCGCTGGTACAGTTGATAATCTTCTGCTAAGAGACAA ATTCGGTGCATCAATTGGTGGTAAATTAGTGGTTGCAAACATTGCTTGGCCCAACGAATGGGTTATTTTGATTGGATCATTTTTGTCGACGCTGGGTGCTGGACTACAAAGTTTAACTGGCGCACCACGTTTGCTACAAGCCATTGCCAAAGATGAAACTATACCGTTTTTGAGCCCGTTTGCTGTGTCATCGAGCCGCGGCGAACCGACTAGAGCATTAATATTGACCGTTTTCATCTGCCAGGGTGGTATTCTTTTAG GTAACGTTGATATTTTGGCTCCTCTTCTGTCTATGTTCTTCCTAATGTGTTACGGATTCGTTAATTTGGCTTGTGCTGTACAAACTCTTTTGCGTACACCGAACTGGCGTCCCCGATTTAAATTTTACCATTGGAGTTTGTCATTGTTCGGATTGGCTTTGTGCATATCAATTATGTTCATGACATCATGGTTCTTTGCTCTAATTGCTATGACCATGGCCGTCATCATCTACAAGTACATTGAATATCGCGG TGCGGAGAAAGAGTGGGGTGATGGTATTCGCGGTATGGCATTGACTGCGGCTCGATACTCGTTACTGCGTTTGGAAGAAGGTCCACCACATACCAAAAATTGGCGACCACAAATTATGATCATGGTGAAGCCAACCGATGAAAATATACCGAAATATCGCAAACTCTTCTCGTTTGCTTCGCAATTAAAAGCTGGAAAAGGTTTAACTGTCTGCGTGTCGGTGGTGCAAGGAGATTTCAccaaaaaagttcaaaaatcaaacgaaacgaaacaaaatatcaAACGCATCATGGAAGAGGAACGTGTCAAAGGCTTCGTCGAGGTTCTTGTTGCTCGAAATATGGTGGATGGACTGTCGTCAAT AATTCAAACTTGCGGTTTAGGTGGCATGAAACCGAATACTGTGATATTGGGCTGGCCGTATGGATGGCGGCAAAGTGAATCAGACCGTACGtggaaaacgtttttggaGACATGTCGTGTTGTTACCTCGTCTCGCATGGCCCTGGTTATTCCGAAAGGAATCAACTTCTTCCCAGATTCGACTGAAAAG ATCCGCGGCAACATCGATATTTGGTGGATTGTCCATGATGGCGGTCTTCTGATGTTGCTACCATTCCTCCTGAAACAACATCGCACATGGAAAAACTGTAAATTGCGAATCTTTACGGTCGCTCAAATGGAAGACAATTCGATTCAAATGAAGAAGGACCTGAAAATGTTCCTCTACCATTTACGAATTGCTGCTGAAGTTGAAGTCGTTGAAATG ATGAATAGTGACATATCAGCTTATACGTACGAGCGAACACTCATGATGGAACAACGCAATCAAATGTTGAGAGAATTACGGTTGAACAAAAAGGAAAGCTTGGGAGTG GTGGAATCTTTGGTGGAATACAGCGAAGGCACGGGCGAGGATAAAATGCCTTTg GTCCAAGCTATCGTCGATCATCATCATGCGTCCGATAATGCTCGAACCGCAACGAAAGTTCGTTTCACCGAGCCAAATGATGTGGTCAATGAGGACGAAGACGAAGGATCATTGGAAAAG TTGTTACCACAGGAAATTAAGAAAGAAATCGAAAAGGCAGCGGCAGAAGAGCAAACCGAAAAGGAAACGTTGatggaaaataatattaaCAACAAGAAGGACGACGAACTACCAACGGAGAACAATATAAGCAATCACACATCACCGAGTAATAGTACCACAAAGCTTGCCATGGATACGAAATCCGAAAAAGACGAGGATGAACAGCAGGCAACCGACGATGATAatatacgaaaatcaaatatcaAACC tGACGAAAATAATGTGAGACGTATGCATACGGCtgtgaaattaaatgaagttattgtaaataaatcaCACGATGCCCAGTTAGTTATCCTCAATTTGCCCGGACCACCAAAGGATACGCGAATGGAAAGGGAAAGCAATT ACATGGAATTCTTAGAAGTTCTAACCGAGGGCTTAGAGCGAGTTTTGATGGTGCGAGGTGGCGGCCGAGAAGTAATCACAATTTACTCTTAA
- the LOC119071717 gene encoding solute carrier family 12 member 4 isoform X5, translated as MPERFTVTKADEANVEAALKDEESAMGQLLDDSKGEATDDQPFVANNEKSARTDHNLYLYSDEIDERPIVSTFISSLANYSNTIPAATDPDAKPAAPAARMGTLIGVFLPCIQNIFGVILFIRLTWVVGTAGAVCGFLIVLCCCCVTMLTAISMSAIATNGVVPAGGSYFMISRSLGPEFGGAVGLLFYTGTTLAAAMYIVGAVEIVLTYMAPSLMIFKDDQNPEDAMYNNFRVFGTGLLCVMGTIVFIGVKFVNKFAAVALACVIFSIIAVYIGIFDNFHGNDKLHLCVLGKRLVKDVDIGNCTKDIGSKLYNTYCNVSTGLCEEYYRTHEVSIVQGIKGLASGVFFDNLRNSFMDKGQLIAYGKDPVDIDRMSDNTYNQIYADITTTFTLLIGIFFPSVTGIMAGSNRSGDLADAQKSIPIGTIAAIITTSTVYLSCVLLFAGTVDNLLLRDKFGASIGGKLVVANIAWPNEWVILIGSFLSTLGAGLQSLTGAPRLLQAIAKDETIPFLSPFAVSSSRGEPTRALILTVFICQGGILLGNVDILAPLLSMFFLMCYGFVNLACAVQTLLRTPNWRPRFKFYHWSLSLFGLALCISIMFMTSWFFALIAMTMAVIIYKYIEYRGAEKEWGDGIRGMALTAARYSLLRLEEGPPHTKNWRPQIMIMVKPTDENIPKYRKLFSFASQLKAGKGLTVCVSVVQGDFTKKVQKSNETKQNIKRIMEEERVKGFVEVLVARNMVDGLSSIIQTCGLGGMKPNTVILGWPYGWRQSESDRTWKTFLETCRVVTSSRMALVIPKGINFFPDSTEKIRGNIDIWWIVHDGGLLMLLPFLLKQHRTWKNCKLRIFTVAQMEDNSIQMKKDLKMFLYHLRIAAEVEVVEMMNSDISAYTYERTLMMEQRNQMLRELRLNKKESLGVVQAIVDHHHASDNARTATKVRFTEPNDVVNEDEDEGSLEKLLPQEIKKEIEKAAAEEQTEKETLMENNINNKKDDELPTENNISNHTSPSNSTTKLAMDTKSEKDEDEQQATDDDNIRKSNIKPDENNVRRMHTAVKLNEVIVNKSHDAQLVILNLPGPPKDTRMERESNYMEFLEVLTEGLERVLMVRGGGREVITIYS; from the exons GTGAAGCCACAGACGATCAGCCGTTCGTTGCCAACAATGAAAAGTCAGCGCGAACCGATCACAACCTCTACTTATATTCT GACGAAATCGATGAACGACCCATTGTGTCAACATTTATATCCTCTCTGGCCAATTATTCAAATACAATTCCAGCGGCCACAGATCCTGATGCTAAGCCAGCAGCACCCGCAGCTCGTATGG GCACACTCATCGGTGTTTTCTTACCATGTATCCAGAATATTTTCGgtgttattttatttatccGGCTGACATGGGTCGTGGGTACAGCTGGTGCTGTATGCGGTTTTTTAATTGTGCTTTGCTGTTGTTGTGTG ACAATGTTAACGGCAATCTCGATGTCTGCAATCGCTACAAACGGGGTGGTACCGGCGGGTGGGAGCTATTTCATGATATCAAG ATCATTAGGTCCTGAATTTGGTGGTGCCGTTGGATTGCTATTTTATACGGGCACTACATTAGCAGCTGCGATGTACATCGTTGGTGCTGTAGAGATTGTTCTA ACCTATATGGCGCCATCGTTAATGATATTCAAGGATGATCAAAATCCGGAAGATGCGATGTATAACAATTTCAGAGTATTCGGAACGGGACTGCTATGCGTAATGG GTACTATCGTGTTCATCGGAGTAAAATTTGTTAATAAATTTGCGGCCGTCGCATTGGCTTGTGTTATTTTCTCCATTATTGCGGTTTACATCGGAATATTCGATAATTTTCATGGCAATGATAAATTACA TTTGTGTGTGCTGGGAAAACGTTTGGTGAAAGATGTTGACATTGGAAATTGTACCAAAGACATTGGTTCCAAGTTGTACAACACTTACTGCAACGTTTCCACCGGATTGTGCGAAGAATATTATCGAA CCCATGAAGTGAGCATCGTTCAAGGTATCAAGGGCTTAGCCAGTGGTGTTTTCTTCGACAATTTGCGAAACTCGTTTATGGAT AAAGGCCAACTGATCGCATACGGTAAAGATCCCGTCGACATCGACAGAATGAGTGAcaacacatacaatcaaatctATGCTGATATTACAACGACGTTTACTCTGCTGATTGGAATCTTCTTCCCGTCGGTTACAG GAATTATGGCGGGCTCTAACAGATCGGGTGACTTAGCTGATGCCCAGAAAAGTATTCCAATCGGAACAATTGCTGCTATCATCACTACTAGCACAGTATATCTATCATGCGTCTTGTTGTTCGCTGGTACAGTTGATAATCTTCTGCTAAGAGACAA ATTCGGTGCATCAATTGGTGGTAAATTAGTGGTTGCAAACATTGCTTGGCCCAACGAATGGGTTATTTTGATTGGATCATTTTTGTCGACGCTGGGTGCTGGACTACAAAGTTTAACTGGCGCACCACGTTTGCTACAAGCCATTGCCAAAGATGAAACTATACCGTTTTTGAGCCCGTTTGCTGTGTCATCGAGCCGCGGCGAACCGACTAGAGCATTAATATTGACCGTTTTCATCTGCCAGGGTGGTATTCTTTTAG GTAACGTTGATATTTTGGCTCCTCTTCTGTCTATGTTCTTCCTAATGTGTTACGGATTCGTTAATTTGGCTTGTGCTGTACAAACTCTTTTGCGTACACCGAACTGGCGTCCCCGATTTAAATTTTACCATTGGAGTTTGTCATTGTTCGGATTGGCTTTGTGCATATCAATTATGTTCATGACATCATGGTTCTTTGCTCTAATTGCTATGACCATGGCCGTCATCATCTACAAGTACATTGAATATCGCGG TGCGGAGAAAGAGTGGGGTGATGGTATTCGCGGTATGGCATTGACTGCGGCTCGATACTCGTTACTGCGTTTGGAAGAAGGTCCACCACATACCAAAAATTGGCGACCACAAATTATGATCATGGTGAAGCCAACCGATGAAAATATACCGAAATATCGCAAACTCTTCTCGTTTGCTTCGCAATTAAAAGCTGGAAAAGGTTTAACTGTCTGCGTGTCGGTGGTGCAAGGAGATTTCAccaaaaaagttcaaaaatcaaacgaaacgaaacaaaatatcaAACGCATCATGGAAGAGGAACGTGTCAAAGGCTTCGTCGAGGTTCTTGTTGCTCGAAATATGGTGGATGGACTGTCGTCAAT AATTCAAACTTGCGGTTTAGGTGGCATGAAACCGAATACTGTGATATTGGGCTGGCCGTATGGATGGCGGCAAAGTGAATCAGACCGTACGtggaaaacgtttttggaGACATGTCGTGTTGTTACCTCGTCTCGCATGGCCCTGGTTATTCCGAAAGGAATCAACTTCTTCCCAGATTCGACTGAAAAG ATCCGCGGCAACATCGATATTTGGTGGATTGTCCATGATGGCGGTCTTCTGATGTTGCTACCATTCCTCCTGAAACAACATCGCACATGGAAAAACTGTAAATTGCGAATCTTTACGGTCGCTCAAATGGAAGACAATTCGATTCAAATGAAGAAGGACCTGAAAATGTTCCTCTACCATTTACGAATTGCTGCTGAAGTTGAAGTCGTTGAAATG ATGAATAGTGACATATCAGCTTATACGTACGAGCGAACACTCATGATGGAACAACGCAATCAAATGTTGAGAGAATTACGGTTGAACAAAAAGGAAAGCTTGGGAGTG GTCCAAGCTATCGTCGATCATCATCATGCGTCCGATAATGCTCGAACCGCAACGAAAGTTCGTTTCACCGAGCCAAATGATGTGGTCAATGAGGACGAAGACGAAGGATCATTGGAAAAG TTGTTACCACAGGAAATTAAGAAAGAAATCGAAAAGGCAGCGGCAGAAGAGCAAACCGAAAAGGAAACGTTGatggaaaataatattaaCAACAAGAAGGACGACGAACTACCAACGGAGAACAATATAAGCAATCACACATCACCGAGTAATAGTACCACAAAGCTTGCCATGGATACGAAATCCGAAAAAGACGAGGATGAACAGCAGGCAACCGACGATGATAatatacgaaaatcaaatatcaAACC tGACGAAAATAATGTGAGACGTATGCATACGGCtgtgaaattaaatgaagttattgtaaataaatcaCACGATGCCCAGTTAGTTATCCTCAATTTGCCCGGACCACCAAAGGATACGCGAATGGAAAGGGAAAGCAATT ACATGGAATTCTTAGAAGTTCTAACCGAGGGCTTAGAGCGAGTTTTGATGGTGCGAGGTGGCGGCCGAGAAGTAATCACAATTTACTCTTAA
- the LOC119071717 gene encoding solute carrier family 12 member 6 isoform X3 encodes MTDVEKAKEAEAEIQAEVKTSPKPSPTKSTGEATDDQPFVANNEKSARTDHNLYLYSDEIDERPIVSTFISSLANYSNTIPAATDPDAKPAAPAARMGTLIGVFLPCIQNIFGVILFIRLTWVVGTAGAVCGFLIVLCCCCVTMLTAISMSAIATNGVVPAGGSYFMISRSLGPEFGGAVGLLFYTGTTLAAAMYIVGAVEIVLTYMAPSLMIFKDDQNPEDAMYNNFRVFGTGLLCVMGTIVFIGVKFVNKFAAVALACVIFSIIAVYIGIFDNFHGNDKLHLCVLGKRLVKDVDIGNCTKDIGSKLYNTYCNVSTGLCEEYYRTHEVSIVQGIKGLASGVFFDNLRNSFMDKGQLIAYGKDPVDIDRMSDNTYNQIYADITTTFTLLIGIFFPSVTGIMAGSNRSGDLADAQKSIPIGTIAAIITTSTVYLSCVLLFAGTVDNLLLRDKFGASIGGKLVVANIAWPNEWVILIGSFLSTLGAGLQSLTGAPRLLQAIAKDETIPFLSPFAVSSSRGEPTRALILTVFICQGGILLGNVDILAPLLSMFFLMCYGFVNLACAVQTLLRTPNWRPRFKFYHWSLSLFGLALCISIMFMTSWFFALIAMTMAVIIYKYIEYRGAEKEWGDGIRGMALTAARYSLLRLEEGPPHTKNWRPQIMIMVKPTDENIPKYRKLFSFASQLKAGKGLTVCVSVVQGDFTKKVQKSNETKQNIKRIMEEERVKGFVEVLVARNMVDGLSSIIQTCGLGGMKPNTVILGWPYGWRQSESDRTWKTFLETCRVVTSSRMALVIPKGINFFPDSTEKIRGNIDIWWIVHDGGLLMLLPFLLKQHRTWKNCKLRIFTVAQMEDNSIQMKKDLKMFLYHLRIAAEVEVVEMMNSDISAYTYERTLMMEQRNQMLRELRLNKKESLGVVESLVEYSEGTGEDKMPLVQAIVDHHHASDNARTATKVRFTEPNDVVNEDEDEGSLEKLLPQEIKKEIEKAAAEEQTEKETLMENNINNKKDDELPTENNISNHTSPSNSTTKLAMDTKSEKDEDEQQATDDDNIRKSNIKPDENNVRRMHTAVKLNEVIVNKSHDAQLVILNLPGPPKDTRMERESNYMEFLEVLTEGLERVLMVRGGGREVITIYS; translated from the exons GTGAAGCCACAGACGATCAGCCGTTCGTTGCCAACAATGAAAAGTCAGCGCGAACCGATCACAACCTCTACTTATATTCT GACGAAATCGATGAACGACCCATTGTGTCAACATTTATATCCTCTCTGGCCAATTATTCAAATACAATTCCAGCGGCCACAGATCCTGATGCTAAGCCAGCAGCACCCGCAGCTCGTATGG GCACACTCATCGGTGTTTTCTTACCATGTATCCAGAATATTTTCGgtgttattttatttatccGGCTGACATGGGTCGTGGGTACAGCTGGTGCTGTATGCGGTTTTTTAATTGTGCTTTGCTGTTGTTGTGTG ACAATGTTAACGGCAATCTCGATGTCTGCAATCGCTACAAACGGGGTGGTACCGGCGGGTGGGAGCTATTTCATGATATCAAG ATCATTAGGTCCTGAATTTGGTGGTGCCGTTGGATTGCTATTTTATACGGGCACTACATTAGCAGCTGCGATGTACATCGTTGGTGCTGTAGAGATTGTTCTA ACCTATATGGCGCCATCGTTAATGATATTCAAGGATGATCAAAATCCGGAAGATGCGATGTATAACAATTTCAGAGTATTCGGAACGGGACTGCTATGCGTAATGG GTACTATCGTGTTCATCGGAGTAAAATTTGTTAATAAATTTGCGGCCGTCGCATTGGCTTGTGTTATTTTCTCCATTATTGCGGTTTACATCGGAATATTCGATAATTTTCATGGCAATGATAAATTACA TTTGTGTGTGCTGGGAAAACGTTTGGTGAAAGATGTTGACATTGGAAATTGTACCAAAGACATTGGTTCCAAGTTGTACAACACTTACTGCAACGTTTCCACCGGATTGTGCGAAGAATATTATCGAA CCCATGAAGTGAGCATCGTTCAAGGTATCAAGGGCTTAGCCAGTGGTGTTTTCTTCGACAATTTGCGAAACTCGTTTATGGAT AAAGGCCAACTGATCGCATACGGTAAAGATCCCGTCGACATCGACAGAATGAGTGAcaacacatacaatcaaatctATGCTGATATTACAACGACGTTTACTCTGCTGATTGGAATCTTCTTCCCGTCGGTTACAG GAATTATGGCGGGCTCTAACAGATCGGGTGACTTAGCTGATGCCCAGAAAAGTATTCCAATCGGAACAATTGCTGCTATCATCACTACTAGCACAGTATATCTATCATGCGTCTTGTTGTTCGCTGGTACAGTTGATAATCTTCTGCTAAGAGACAA ATTCGGTGCATCAATTGGTGGTAAATTAGTGGTTGCAAACATTGCTTGGCCCAACGAATGGGTTATTTTGATTGGATCATTTTTGTCGACGCTGGGTGCTGGACTACAAAGTTTAACTGGCGCACCACGTTTGCTACAAGCCATTGCCAAAGATGAAACTATACCGTTTTTGAGCCCGTTTGCTGTGTCATCGAGCCGCGGCGAACCGACTAGAGCATTAATATTGACCGTTTTCATCTGCCAGGGTGGTATTCTTTTAG GTAACGTTGATATTTTGGCTCCTCTTCTGTCTATGTTCTTCCTAATGTGTTACGGATTCGTTAATTTGGCTTGTGCTGTACAAACTCTTTTGCGTACACCGAACTGGCGTCCCCGATTTAAATTTTACCATTGGAGTTTGTCATTGTTCGGATTGGCTTTGTGCATATCAATTATGTTCATGACATCATGGTTCTTTGCTCTAATTGCTATGACCATGGCCGTCATCATCTACAAGTACATTGAATATCGCGG TGCGGAGAAAGAGTGGGGTGATGGTATTCGCGGTATGGCATTGACTGCGGCTCGATACTCGTTACTGCGTTTGGAAGAAGGTCCACCACATACCAAAAATTGGCGACCACAAATTATGATCATGGTGAAGCCAACCGATGAAAATATACCGAAATATCGCAAACTCTTCTCGTTTGCTTCGCAATTAAAAGCTGGAAAAGGTTTAACTGTCTGCGTGTCGGTGGTGCAAGGAGATTTCAccaaaaaagttcaaaaatcaaacgaaacgaaacaaaatatcaAACGCATCATGGAAGAGGAACGTGTCAAAGGCTTCGTCGAGGTTCTTGTTGCTCGAAATATGGTGGATGGACTGTCGTCAAT AATTCAAACTTGCGGTTTAGGTGGCATGAAACCGAATACTGTGATATTGGGCTGGCCGTATGGATGGCGGCAAAGTGAATCAGACCGTACGtggaaaacgtttttggaGACATGTCGTGTTGTTACCTCGTCTCGCATGGCCCTGGTTATTCCGAAAGGAATCAACTTCTTCCCAGATTCGACTGAAAAG ATCCGCGGCAACATCGATATTTGGTGGATTGTCCATGATGGCGGTCTTCTGATGTTGCTACCATTCCTCCTGAAACAACATCGCACATGGAAAAACTGTAAATTGCGAATCTTTACGGTCGCTCAAATGGAAGACAATTCGATTCAAATGAAGAAGGACCTGAAAATGTTCCTCTACCATTTACGAATTGCTGCTGAAGTTGAAGTCGTTGAAATG ATGAATAGTGACATATCAGCTTATACGTACGAGCGAACACTCATGATGGAACAACGCAATCAAATGTTGAGAGAATTACGGTTGAACAAAAAGGAAAGCTTGGGAGTG GTGGAATCTTTGGTGGAATACAGCGAAGGCACGGGCGAGGATAAAATGCCTTTg GTCCAAGCTATCGTCGATCATCATCATGCGTCCGATAATGCTCGAACCGCAACGAAAGTTCGTTTCACCGAGCCAAATGATGTGGTCAATGAGGACGAAGACGAAGGATCATTGGAAAAG TTGTTACCACAGGAAATTAAGAAAGAAATCGAAAAGGCAGCGGCAGAAGAGCAAACCGAAAAGGAAACGTTGatggaaaataatattaaCAACAAGAAGGACGACGAACTACCAACGGAGAACAATATAAGCAATCACACATCACCGAGTAATAGTACCACAAAGCTTGCCATGGATACGAAATCCGAAAAAGACGAGGATGAACAGCAGGCAACCGACGATGATAatatacgaaaatcaaatatcaAACC tGACGAAAATAATGTGAGACGTATGCATACGGCtgtgaaattaaatgaagttattgtaaataaatcaCACGATGCCCAGTTAGTTATCCTCAATTTGCCCGGACCACCAAAGGATACGCGAATGGAAAGGGAAAGCAATT ACATGGAATTCTTAGAAGTTCTAACCGAGGGCTTAGAGCGAGTTTTGATGGTGCGAGGTGGCGGCCGAGAAGTAATCACAATTTACTCTTAA